The Amyelois transitella isolate CPQ chromosome 7, ilAmyTran1.1, whole genome shotgun sequence genomic sequence TATAGCGGACATCCTTTCCACATCTGTCTACAATCCAATCGTGACGGTCAAATGGCAACTCATacctgaaaatataaataaaatcaccatAATTCGATGTTAACATAAAACACTATCTGCTAATACAGCTCTGCCACTTGAATTCCCATATTTCCTGTTCCTGTGGGAATTCCAAGGGGAAAATGTTACTCTCAACTGAACATATATACTATCTCCAAACCAAATTTAgtcaaaatcagtccagtacagttgattcaaaaataattttataatattcgtaTAGGTGGTTGTACACGGCTCACATGGTTGAGATAGCCCTGAAGTAAATTCGAGAGACAGCAATAACATTCTTGCTTTGAACTAAACCACAAATCCAAAGTTGACCTTTAGTTAGATGTAAATTAAAGTATTCTGTTTGAACAGGGACTTGGATGAATGCAGAGTCGTTCAAGTTTATAACATAAGGGAAATCAATTGGGCTAGTGTGGGTTGGTGTTTCGCCATCATCTTTATAGTTAGTAAAAAAGTTAAGGTGAAATGGAGCAGTATCTATTTGTACATACCCTAGTAAAGAGCGCAGACGTGCCCTAGGGCTGTATTGAGTAGCTTTGCCTCCAAAACTCTTGAGCCTGGGGTGACCACATTCTTTGGCATGCAAAGCCTCCCATTTCAACACTTCTTGCcaagcctaaaaaaaggaaagtAACATGTAAATCCAGCAGTAGTGGTGAAATAGTTTACAGCTTATGCCTAACATCATATTTATGGGATTAATAGGTCATTGACTACATTATAAAGATCTTACTATCATACTCTACTGAAAATTCTGAAACCAATAATTGACACAATAATCTGCCTCAGTTATATTGTGGTTATCTTTATGTGCACACTTACTATACAAATATGTGCTTTTAGTTAATCTTATCTTGCCTGTTAATCTTTAAACCCtacatataagtaaaaatttaataaaatatagctaTATTCACTGAAGGTTATTGGTTTTGTCCAAATATTGATGGAATTATCATACATATTAATGgtgataaaattgttttaagtaCCTGTTCATTATTGGCATTGTGAATTTTAATGATGTCATCCATATCTTTGGGCTTGATGTCTTCATCCTTCCAGCGCCAACCTTTCCTCAGCATAGCATTCCAAAACATCTGTTGGCTCGGGTACACCCAGAATTCTGTGGAGCCATCAGGCATAGCACGAGGAATTGTAGAGACTTGCCTGTTGGTAGGCAATGGGAAAGGTTGATCAGGTGAAGGTTGTTGATTTGCTGGTGGCATCTGAAAATTTACAaaccaatacatacataaaatcacacctctttcccgaaggggtaggcagagactacctcattccacttgccacgatctctgcatacttccttcacctcatccacattcataactctcttcatgcaagctcggcagtttcgggtacttttgacctgaccctttaccaggacgtccttactttgtttgatcaagatacattcgtctaggtcttcccactttgacctttccctccacactctccttgtatatctgcttagtcaacctactTTCATTCATGCTCTCCACATTActaaaccatcttaacatacccttttctattcctgtaactacatcttctttcacatcacaacattcccttatcatgctgttccttatccggtcactcaatttcacatcCATCATattccttaacgctctcatttccactgcatttattccgctttcgtgcttcttttgccatacccaactttcactcccatacattaatatcgggaccaacacgcccctatgcacagccagttaCAAATCAATTGGTAGCTTTATAGACCATACAAGTTACTTTAGCTTTAGAATCCTCATTATGTAGCACTAGTAGCATTCATACATTGGATGGCTATTACAGTTATTAGATCCCAAATTTGTAGTGTTGGCAGTTTTAATGCTGACCACAGGTAAAAAAGCTCTGCTTACCCAAGGTCACTTTTTTAAGGCATTGATGGTGGttagaatatttttcacaGTACACTTCAAATCGCAAAGATGTTGTAGACATTTTTCTTACAACAGCATTGCTATGTACGAAAAGATATGTTTAGCTGTCTGTAAAATCgtgaagtaaattaaatttgcgtTGATTAACTTTGAGCAGGCGAAACTTACCATATTATAAGGGTTTATATCATTTCCATGTTGCACTGGGCACTCTGAAGGTGTACTCTTGGACtgattttgtacattttcttcttttttgtgCATAGGACATTCTGGTGGCGGATTACCCGACACTCCAGCAGTTTTTGTGGTCACTACCGCTTCTGCAGATACTTTATTGCCCATTGTAGattaaattcaaatcttaCGTAAGATACTTTAGAGGTTAGAAAAGTACATTTTGCTGTAAACGGTACAGATACGAAACTAATTCTTAGTTcaacaaaatatgtttttggatagtataaatagttaaaattttgtaataagtatttagcactttttaaaatttttgcccACAGAAATATTATGGAGAAAGCTACTATATCCTCCTTAATTAGTCAGTCAGACCAGACACATTTgtgtcaaattttttttgtttgacaaTTGACAATGACGAATGGATTGAGATTACcaatatgaaaattttcattgttttgaaaaattgCGAACATGTAGAATAGAACgtagttttaaatgtcacgTATCGGCTCGTGCGTGGttaatgaaatgaaagaaCCTTTAcagcattaaaataaaaacaagaataagaaataatattatgagaCTACAATACTATAAATACAAGACACAAAGCTGGGTTTagcagagaacctttgtgtgggtaCAAGACACCTCCGTAGCGTATTAAAAaggatgaaatttaaaaatataacataaccgactttaaaaagcaaaaaaaaaaagaatgagtTTAATAACAATCGGTTctaatttgtttttggtacCTACTCGATTTGTCTGTGGTCGACCTACTCTTGCCAATTTGGCATTCCGCATTGGCAGTTTGGCAGATTGAATTGAATTCGATTGGGTTTGTTGTGTTACACCTATGGCTAgggtttttttattcttttggtTTTCTCAATTCTTTCGTACTGCGGAATTGCAATTGAAGAATTTCCTTTCGCTTTGCATTTccaataatattagttaattatttttggtgCCGTGCCTTGATGAAATTATTGGAGTGGTTTATGAAACATTTGGTGTATTAAgtatatagaaaatatagaaTGTGGTAAAAACTGACGACATTGATCACGCTATAATCTCTACAGAtttgaacaatattttaacttgaatgggaataaaaatatgaaagataTGAATTCGTTAGGCCAGAACAGCATTTCAGACTTGTTGAAATTAGCCAGAAAATTCAACTGTTTTTACTTGTCAGGTACctatgtcaatatttttatgttgtttacATAATGCGGTggcaaaaatttttaagtatttcacGTGATATTATATTGCAGGTTTACATCAAGGAGTATGTAAACCATTTATAGTGGCTGGTCGCCAAGTTGGTCTTATTAGATCCGATGTTATGAAACATCTTCAAAGATTTCCTGAGGTAAaggcataaaataaaattattaaattaacttttataaaaagatcTGGAATTAGATGTACATCTTAGGAATAAGAGCAATTTTTCACTGGTtgctttttgttatttttcccAATTGGCTTGAGTTAACACTTGGctgcttaaaatatttttgaatatcattagtagaaaacttataaaaaagttacCTTTTTTTTGCAGATATTCAgtattaatgataaatatgtGGAGCTTAATCCAGCATTTCGTGATTATAAAGAAAGAACAAATAAAGTTGCTgaagttttaaacaaattaagaaaagaaaatgaaatttgtgCTCTAAAAGGTTGGAGAGATGAGGTTTGTATtgcaatttgatttttatcaatatgaTGATTTTTAAAGTTCTTAGTGAAGTGTTGTAGTATAGTTTTAGAATAAAAGCATAGCTTAGAATATTGAAGTATATGCCCTTGTATCCTTAATAAGTATGGCATGGCTTCatattcattgatttattCCAAGAACACaagtgtatttttattcatttaaattagtcaattattgattttttgcTAGCCTTGCTATTATATCATTATCAAGaagcatttaaataaaaatcatatttgctgcttgaataaaacttttttttttcatagcctattatttttgaaattaccaaaatatttttgttcttagTGTTTTGAAGTAAGTACGCCATTCTATCATGAGAGCCTGCTGGAAATGGACCGCAGTGCCATTTGCCTGTTTGGAATCAGAAATTACGGTGTCAGTGTTACTGGATACTTGCAGCATCCCACCAAAGGATTGTGTATTTGGCTGCAACAAAGAAGTTTTACTAAACAAACTTGGCCAGGTAAGTTGAATCAATATAAATCCATGCTAATACCATAAAAAGGAAATAcctatttgtaattattttttataaataacaaataaaatttataactaatAAACACAAATGTATGTggtatattttaacaaatggGTCAATTTTGAGAAAGATCCTCAGAAAAACATAAGCTAATTTTTTTCAGAAGATTCCCGATAGAACAGGGAATAAtggaaatttaaattgaacagTGTTGGAGCTGCAGTTATCAACAGCAGGtcacaaatgaaaataaaattattctatcTGTAACCTTTAATTGACCTGTAATGGCTCTTATTTGATTCTGACCATctgtattttaatgaatttgtgaaaattggCATTCTTAATTGGTAACTACTAAAAGAAATGGAGATTTTGATTCGaagtcattaattttaaaagagaagaaaaaaaataaaactaaaatagaaaataataaaaaagaaatatataaaactgcaagtgatttcttttgaaataagtagctcctttgtactagaataaCTGcaataaatgctcctgtatataattttgtgtacatcaatcaataaataaatatttagtctTCTCCAAGTCATGGATACATACTATGGATTTATTTATGGGGTAGTAGCTGTttcatattaagtattttcagTACATAACAAAATTACTGGCCATTAAAATTACATGTGGGCCTTCTGCCTGTTGCCCTACttaacaatacaaaataaaaaatacttatagatttttggacataataattaataatgtatttcaGCGACAAATTACATTGAACTCTTGACCTTGTATGACTATTTATCTCCacagatataataaattagacTTGGACCAGACAactggaatatttttttccgtatATAGTTTCTTTATACGAAATTTGGATGACAAGGGCGATTTGAGGTCAAAGGTGGTGTTTTCCGCGTTGTAGAGTTCGTAGTcgtatgaaaaagaaaaattataaaaaatcaatcCTTTTCATTGTGTTAGTATTGTTTGGCTTCAAACTTATTCATATTACTAATATGGAGtgatacacaaaaaaaatggttgATAAATGTTTACAGTTTGCATACTCCACTGTGTTTCTCTGGGCACAAATTTTCACTGTGCTTTTCTTtgcataattaataaaagacaTTTTTCTGTTTCCTAGGCAAATGGGATTGTTTTGTGAGCGGCGGTCTCGCTGTTGGCTATGGCATATTAGAGACAACTATCAAAGAAGCGGCTGAGGAGGCTTCTGTCGAAGGAGATCTGGCTAAAAAACTAATCCCAGCTGGCTGTGTTAGGttagttattatttacatacatagtcatATTCCTTGCAGAGCAGGCAatgtcaacagtcttgaataggttgaaaggccacgttcagctgtggctaaatgatggaatttagatttaaatagtgacaggttactagcccatcgcgtacaTGAGAATCCCAAAGTTATTCGCCTTTCCTTGAGTCGCTTTTTACGTCATCTGTGGGAAAactatggagtggtcctattttaaactgccgggaaccaccggGAAATTATTGGTGTATTAGCTGGACGTCGATTTCGCACGACGTCGATTTTATCGAGACCTACGCTTTTATTCGCATAAAATCGATCCAACAGTTATTACCTGGCTTTTCTTCGCATTACATCGATTCatccaataaaattttaaaactttataaattaaaagaatctACAATGTTTTTGCAGTACAATCGagcgaaaaaagaatatatataggtaggtaataaggaagtatacagagatcgtggcaatggaaagaggtagtctctgcctacccctccggtaaagaggcgtgatttttatgtatgtaggtaataataattttgttgtatTCTTTTAAATGTGTAGGTTCCTGCACCTTCCATGCAAGTATTtatgaaaacttaaatattacatagtaCAAACAGCTCTAACAGCACACGACGTTGAACACACGAGAGAACTGCGCTTGGTTTAGAAATTTCCTGTCGTCCTATTGGAGGATGACAGTCGTACGACTAAATGTCGAACCAATGATAATAGGAGATAAcggtgataaaaaaaatcacattttttaaatgttctaCCTAGCTTTGATTATGTTAGTCGTGTTCCTAttgatacttatattttttttaaaggtttaaGGAGTAAAATTTTAGTCCTAAACCTTTGTAAAAATCTATGCGTCTGGGATTTTTAAGCAAACGGCTTCTAAACTAAATCTTTCCAATGTCTCTGGATAATTAAACAAAGGTCGCTATAATCTGTTTATTTAACGTTATATTACCTGttgattgaaatataaaaatttaaataaaaatgttgtgttTGACTGTACCTTTCTTATGTTGGAAAGTAGTAAAACAATAGAATCGACTTTATGAGAATACAATCATAAGCGGATCGACGTCACGAGAATGCAAACACGGATGGATCGACGTTGTGCGAAATCGACGTCCAGCGAATACACcaaattatttgatattaaattttttttaaatatggatgaagcgaaagaaatatgcaggtatcatagcaagtggaaacatgtagtctctgcctacctctccgtgAAAGAAGCGCGAtctttatgtatgtttcatcatggctttaaacatacataaatttagCTAGAAACTAAAAGTTCAACCATTGTTATAAAGAGCAAGAATGACaagtttttttactttctatAAAGATTGATCAATGTATGGAACATTGATCAACTTTTTTGATAGATTTTATAGATACAGCTCAATAAAGTACGATAAAAAGTTTTGAGGTCAAACAATAATGCTAGTACATTCACTCGTGTGATTTAGCTAGATCTGTCTGTGAATTAAATCTTATCATTTATGTTACTTTAACCATATGTTGCGCTTGCGTCCATGATTCCCATTAGGGACGCGTTGTTTTACTTTATCATCGCTATTGtaatttacttcatttttaaaacttaaatctaaagattcagaagaaaatatttcttaatgaTAATTGTTATGTATCTATAATTTGAGATAAAATGTACCAATCGAAATGTATCACGaaattagtaatatttatttagtatctTTATCAATTCATGAAATTGTTTCGTTAGTTTCAATATTGGACTTTTGTTCGCTGACCGTTATCTGCTGACCCCAAGAAAAATGTGTTATCAATCATAATTTACTATTACGGCACATTACAATCAGGGACAGATTGCacgtgataaaaatattgatgtatgtatctttattcTTTGCTAGTTTTTCTTAACTTCTTAAAAGATACTACCAAAAATCCTAATCTAGGATGGATGACATAACCTGGGAGCCCATTATCCTGCTCTGTAGGCTAATtgtcactacatagtataaaacaaagtcgctattttagtctgtttgtctgtatgcttaaatcttaaaaattacgcaacggattttgatgcggttttttgtaacaggtagagtgattcaagaggaaggtttttatgtataataacatttataattttgcacccgtgcgaagccggggcgggtcgctagttgtaGATAAATCAAAAGAACAACATCTCGTTTGTTCTTTtgataatagaataaaatgtaaaagatCTATTCTTGCTCTCTCTTTTACGTGTTCCCAACGTGTTATCCCAAGTGGTAGAAACAATTCAGGCAGGGCCCTTGATCCGTTTATCCACATACacactattaataaagagaaaaaaagatttatatttttctatgtttgtaacgaacaACCAAAAAACTATGGGACTGATTTTCACTAAAGAATAGACCCACAGAATAGACCTACgggagtaacataggctactcTTTTTTCTTGAATCCTCACGAGAGTGaaactatatatttaaaaattggatTCAATAAGAACGAAAAATGGAGTTTGGGAATAGCTGTTTctaagataatttaatttataattgatGTTATCTGTGTTCATTAAcctaaaaaattgtttcagttTTTTCTTCGAGAGCGAAAGGGGTCTCTTCCCTAATACGGAATATGTGTACGACTTGG encodes the following:
- the LOC106133208 gene encoding uncharacterized protein LOC106133208, whose product is MKDMNSLGQNSISDLLKLARKFNCFYLSGLHQGVCKPFIVAGRQVGLIRSDVMKHLQRFPEIFSINDKYVELNPAFRDYKERTNKVAEVLNKLRKENEICALKGWRDECFEVSTPFYHESLLEMDRSAICLFGIRNYGVSVTGYLQHPTKGLCIWLQQRSFTKQTWPGKWDCFVSGGLAVGYGILETTIKEAAEEASVEGDLAKKLIPAGCVSFFFESERGLFPNTEYVYDLELPLDFMPRNADGEVESFELLTADECIQRALTPQFKTTSAPVLMDFLIRKGHINPENEPNYRYLVELLHVPLQSIYNWPYTLTNTINNGDNENLLNAK
- the LOC106133219 gene encoding holocytochrome c-type synthase, with the translated sequence MGNKVSAEAVVTTKTAGVSGNPPPECPMHKKEENVQNQSKSTPSECPVQHGNDINPYNMMPPANQQPSPDQPFPLPTNRQVSTIPRAMPDGSTEFWVYPSQQMFWNAMLRKGWRWKDEDIKPKDMDDIIKIHNANNEQAWQEVLKWEALHAKECGHPRLKSFGGKATQYSPRARLRSLLGYELPFDRHDWIVDRCGKDVRYIIDYYDGGEIDNKYEFALLDVRPAMDSFENVWDRMKVMYMRYRYELIGSKDTKLTN